CTTTCTAGCTTTTTCCGTCGTTGCGATGGTTACCTACGATACTCGTCTTATTTTATGCATTGCCGTGTTTTCCGTCAGCCTGTTTAAATTATCGGGCATTCGTTATCGGGATGTTTCCTTTGTTCTCTTGTTTACAACAGTATTTGCCTTGCTGAACGCATTGATGGTGTATCTATTTGCCCCAACTTATGGTGTGACTTTATATGGAGCAGAGACCGTTTTGTGGTCGGGGATTGGGACTTATTCTATTACGAGCCAACAACTATTTTATCTGCTCAATTTGTTATTGAAATATTTTTGTACTGTTCCTGTTGCCTTGATTTTTTTAATGACCACTCATCCCAGTCAGTTTGCATCAAGTTTGAATAAAATTGGGGTTTCATATAAAGTCGCTTATGCAGTAAATCTGACTATGCGGTATATTCCAGATATCCAAGAAGAATTTTATACGATTCGGATGTCACAAGAGGCACGGGGTCTAGAGTTGTCTAAAAAAGGGAGATTAGTGGGTCGGATAAAAGGGAATTTATCACTTGTAATCCCATTGATTTTCAGTTCTTTGGAACGAATTGATACCATATCAACTGCGATGGAATTACGGCGCTTTGGAAAAAATAAAAAGAGAACCTGGTACACCTACCAGCCTCTGAAACAAATGGATTACATCGTCTTAATTATCATTTTCTTCCTCATAGGCATTACCAT
This sequence is a window from Streptococcus macedonicus ACA-DC 198. Protein-coding genes within it:
- a CDS encoding Transmembrane component MtsC of energizing module of methionine-regulated ECF transporter, which translates into the protein MNRQSLIGYRNGQGFIYSLSAVSKLLFFLAFSVVAMVTYDTRLILCIAVFSVSLFKLSGIRYRDVSFVLLFTTVFALLNALMVYLFAPTYGVTLYGAETVLWSGIGTYSITSQQLFYLLNLLLKYFCTVPVALIFLMTTHPSQFASSLNKIGVSYKVAYAVNLTMRYIPDIQEEFYTIRMSQEARGLELSKKGRLVGRIKGNLSLVIPLIFSSLERIDTISTAMELRRFGKNKKRTWYTYQPLKQMDYIVLIIIFFLIGITITLFIANQGRFYNPWK